One window of the Penaeus monodon isolate SGIC_2016 chromosome 1, NSTDA_Pmon_1, whole genome shotgun sequence genome contains the following:
- the LOC119574598 gene encoding integrator complex subunit 2-like isoform X1, which yields MPVTSPVSPRVFKAIEKSDIHTLACCREEEIRAILPCLVRMSLIAPLDHSEECIAGRKVILRILSGIEVVNSLVALLSIDFPALEIDVKKEQQLRQKLGGGSQNESVLVQNLANGLALEFECSDPTRRLRLLLSELLLVMAQIRDPHQDFYHKSSELFDNPCYLEEVSDVLCIALAELPALLPPAEVAEALLHVTNGPTLIARMVANQPDCFREVVTGLVMSGDKQDEDTPGGLLRLQAVRTLCQMNPSQALNVRALCVEQCRMPGLAVYLTLDAGKAGSGVAGSSGSVGSSVYGGEGGDAVSFITGLLLSHNHQQRTWFAHFVKSGQRRKYEQQASALAALRTDLSERLRNLLLFNSNDTLPDSQVIHATALLRLYCALKSLANLKFSEDKEIGLLLQLVTCHPPPSAAGVRFVSTGLCMLIACPSLISSQENERKASEWIKWLVKEEAYFAGASGVSSSFGAMLLLMAIHFHVQQLSAIIELVSAALGMKVLTRANNLSRIKYIFTHDVFTEQVVTAHAVKVPVTSGLNANIPGFLPVHCVYHQLKSRMFTKHKVPIKDWIYNQICASVTPLHPVMPQLIEVYVNSIILPASKGGLSDTFNEPISEEEIMSVFSQSIFTEKASSLVNQSSKPPTLHASAPFRNLGRRKSLLREKSPFMSGVSAGHIMPSPSVRTHHRPSNTSCNGVNVTSVMTSQLLLLYYLLLYEDVRLNNTLQLLANSRRIHSYSPHLFAQLPIRYLLSHAQKEQRLYAGLFSPLVKLLVSHYPQLCLVEDWLYQSPSANSSLGILPPPVPLDPQSVTKAMEDAADKPGRLLIVLDRLMRMPPHQVWPLAAPITASIKCLLQPGVPRKVLDTYRQVWMRLNSLFPRRLWAMSVEGLQPEQPQSKLRKALTEDDIILDPLYVLRCDPRVNRCAPLLQLVIYMLQVYLLSSRTFLSQQMQNTPLVNTPHTPVGGNTTTPPQALEEEREKLRGALVLTQESAAVQILLEACLMNSDEKVGTLTDGAGALTLQEIRSVACSFIHQAFLKDTTLAKLVHFQGYPGELIGPVVRGVPSMHIAIGLNWIPELLQLPDLDKQMFAVELTSHLALQNAMPSTLSISRLAINTLATLLSVLGEEERLSIMEASLPSLVRIGRAFPSLIDDLLHLLVMYGRVGAAHSALSTAPSPHSIAFLDKPDYEEDVACETIPWLRPRKVPQEDSLYARIISTFKELVIASTMTHNLY from the exons ACAAAAACTTGGAGGTGGAAGCCAAAATGAGAGCGTCCTCGTTCAGAACCTGGCCAATGGACTGGCTCTTGAATTTGAGTGTTCGGATCCCACAAGAAGACTGCGTTTACTGCTGTCAGAATTACTGTTGGTCATGGCACAG ATTCGTGACCCACATCAAGATTTCTACCACAAATCATCTGAGCTGTTCGACAACCCATGTTACCTTGAGGAAGTGAGTGACGTGCTCTGCATTGCCCTTGCTGAACTGCCCGCCCTGCTCCCCCCAGCAGAAGTCGCTGAAGCTCTTCTCCATGTCACCAATGGCCCGACGTTGATTGCTCGAATGGTAGCAAATCAGCCCGATTGTTTTAGAGAAG TTGTGACTGGTTTGGTGATGTCTGGTGACAAGCAGGACGAGGACACGCCAGGGGGTTTGCTGCGCCTCCAGGCAGTGCGAACATTGTGCCAAATGAATCCTAGTCAGGCACTTAATGTTCGGGCTCTTTGT GTAGAGCAGTGTCGGATGCCGGGCTTGGCTGTGTATCTAACCCTAGATGCAGGGAAGGCAGGGTCAGGTGTGGCAGGGAGTTCTGGGTCCGTTGGAAGCAGTGTTTATGGAGGTGAAGGCGGTGATGCAGTCAGCTTCATTACAGGTTTACTCCTTTCGCACAATCACCAGCAGCGTACTTGGTTTGCGCATTTTGTTAAGAGTGGACAAAGG AGAAAATACGAACAACAGGCTTCAGCTCTGGCAGCTCTACGGACAGATCTGAGCGAGCGCCTGAGAAATCTCCTCCTCTTCAATAGCAATGACACACTGCCAGACTCGCAGGTCATTCATGCCACGGCTCTGCTGAGACTGTATTGTGCTCTCAAAAGTTTAGCAAACctcaa ATTCAGCGAGGACAAAGAGATTGGGTTGCTACTCCAGCTGGTCACTTGTCACCCACCACCATCAGCTGCAGGTGTGAGGTTTGTCAGCACAGGTCTCTGTATGCTCATTGCATGTCCCTCGCTCATCTCGTCCCAGGAGAACGAGCGGAAAGCTTCTGAGTGGATCAAGTGGTTGGTAAAGGAGGAGGCATACTTTGCTGG AGCAAGTGGTGTTTCTTCTTCATTTGGTGCTATGTTGTTATTGATGGCTATACACTTCCATGTACAACAGCTGAGTGCCATCATAGAATTAGTCAGTGCAGCTCTTGGGATGAAGGTTCTGACGAGAGCTAATAACCTCTCCCGAATCAAGTATATCTTCACCCATGATGTATTTACAGAGCAG GTTGTAACAGCTCACGCAGTCAAAGTACCAGTGACATCAGGGTTAAATGCAAATATCCCGGGCTTTCTTCCTGTTCACTGTGTGTATCATCAACTCAAGAGTAGAATGTTTACCAAACACAAGGTCCCCATCAAAGATTGGATATACAA TCAAATATGTGCATCTGTAACGCCACTGCATCCAGTAATGCCACAGTTGATAGAGGTGTATGTCAATTCCATTATCTTACCTGCCAGCAAAGGAGGCCTTTCTGATACCTTTAATGAGCCAATTTCAGAGGAAGAAATTATGTCTGTTTTTTCACAATCAATATTTACTGAAAAAGCTTCTTCAttggtgaat CAGAGCTCAAAGCCACCAACTTTACATGCCTCTGCACCCTTCCGAAATCTCGGCAGAAGAAAATCACTGCTTCGAGAAAAGTCTCCATTTATGTCAGGTGTCTCAGCAGGTCACATTATGCCTTCTCCCTCAGTCAGGACACATCACCGGCCTTCCAATACCTCTTGCAATGG TGTAAATGTGACATCAGTAATGACATCacagttgttgctgttgtattacTTGTTGCTGTATGAGGACGTGCGGCTGAACAATACACTCCAGCTACTGGCAAACAGCCGGCGTATCCATTCTTACTCTCCACATCTGTTTGCTCAGTTACCCATAAGGTACCTGCTTTCACACGCTCAGAAGGAACAGAGGCTATATGCAG GTCTGTTCTCGCCTTTGGTGAAACTGCTTGTGAGCCATTATCCTCAGCTGTGCCTGGTGGAGGACTGGCTTTATCAGAGCCCATCAGCTAACTCCAGTCTGGGGATCTTGCCACCTCCAGTGCCTCTCGATCCTCAGTCTGTGACGAAAG CCATGGAAGACGCTGCTGACAAACCTGGAAGGCTCCTCATCGTGTTGGACCGTCTAATGCGTATGCCTCCTCACCAAGTGTGGCCTTTGGCTGCCCCCATCACTGCCTCTATTAAGTGCCTCTTGCAACCTGGAGTGCCTCGGAAAGTCCTAG ACACATACCGGCAAGTCTGGATGAGGCTAAACTCACTCTTCCCTCGTCGTCTCTGGGCCATGTCTGTTGAGGGTCTGCAGCCGGAGCAGCCTCAGAGCAAGCTGAGAAAGGCGCTTACAGAGGATGACATCATTCTGGATCCTCTGTATGTGCTTCGATGTGATCCGAGGGTTAATAG GTGTGCCCCTCTCCTGCAGTTGGTTATATACATGCTTCAGGTGTATCTCCTGTCTTCCCGCACCTTCCTCTCTCAGCAAATGCAGAACACACCCCTAGTGAACACTCCACACACTCCTGTGGGGGGAAATACCACCACCCCTCCACAGGCtcttgaggaagagagggagaagctcCGGGGAGCTCTTGTGCTCACTCAGGAAAGTGCTGCAGTACAAATCCTGCTGGAGGCCTGTCTCATGAACAGTGATGAGAAGGTGGGCACCCTTACA GATGGTGCTGGAGCTCTGACTCTCCAAGAAATAAGAAGTGTTGCATGTTCTTTCATCCATCAAGCCTTTCTTAAGGATACTACACTGGCTAAATTAGTACACTTTCAG GGTTATCCTGGGGAACTCATTGGCCCAGTTGTGCGTGGTGTTCCTTCAATGCACATTGCCATCGGCCTCAATTGGATCCCGGAACTGCTTCAGCTACCAGACTTGGACAAGCAGATGTTTGCAGTAGAGCTTACATCGCACTTGGCCCTCCAGAATGCCATGCCTTCAACCCTGAGTATTTCTAGGCTGGCAATCAATACTTTAGCTACTCTTCTGTCAG TtctgggagaagaagaaagactaTCCATCATGGAAGCCTCCTTGCCATCTTTGGTGCGCATTGGCCgagccttcccctccctcatcgaTGATCTGCTCCACTTACTGGTGATGTATGGACGGGTTGGTGCAGCTCATTCTGCCCTGTCTACTGCACCGTCACCCCATTCAATAG cATTTCTTGACAAACCAGACTATGAGGAGGATGTGGCTTGCGAGACCATTCCATGGCTGAGGCCAAGAAAAGTGCCACAAGAAGACAGCCTTTATGCACGTATCATATCTACCTTCAAGGAGTTGGTCATTGCTAGTACAATGACCCACAATCTGTATTGA
- the LOC119574598 gene encoding integrator complex subunit 2-like isoform X3 encodes MPVTSPVSPRVFKAIEKSDIHTLACCREEEIRAILPCLVRMSLIAPLDHSEECIAGRKVILRILSGIEVVNSLVALLSIDFPALEIDVKKEQQLRQKLGGGSQNESVLVQNLANGLALEFECSDPTRRLRLLLSELLLVMAQIRDPHQDFYHKSSELFDNPCYLEEVSDVLCIALAELPALLPPAEVAEALLHVTNGPTLIARMVANQPDCFREVVTGLVMSGDKQDEDTPGGLLRLQAVRTLCQMNPSQALNVRALCVEQCRMPGLAVYLTLDAGKAGSGVAGSSGSVGSSVYGGEGGDAVSFITGLLLSHNHQQRTWFAHFVKSGQRRKYEQQASALAALRTDLSERLRNLLLFNSNDTLPDSQVIHATALLRLYCALKSLANLKFSEDKEIGLLLQLVTCHPPPSAAGVRFVSTGLCMLIACPSLISSQENERKASEWIKWLVKEEAYFAGASGVSSSFGAMLLLMAIHFHVQQLSAIIELVSAALGMKVLTRANNLSRIKYIFTHDVFTEQVVTAHAVKVPVTSGLNANIPGFLPVHCVYHQLKSRMFTKHKVPIKDWIYNQICASVTPLHPVMPQLIEVYVNSIILPASKGGLSDTFNEPISEEEIMSVFSQSIFTEKASSLVNQSSKPPTLHASAPFRNLGRRKSLLREKSPFMSGVSAGHIMPSPSVRTHHRPSNTSCNGVNVTSVMTSQLLLLYYLLLYEDVRLNNTLQLLANSRRIHSYSPHLFAQLPIRYLLSHAQKEQRLYAGLFSPLVKLLVSHYPQLCLVEDWLYQSPSANSSLGILPPPVPLDPQSVTKAMEDAADKPGRLLIVLDRLMRMPPHQVWPLAAPITASIKCLLQPGVPRKVLDTYRQVWMRLNSLFPRRLWAMSVEGLQPEQPQSKLRKALTEDDIILDPLYVLRCDPRVNRCAPLLQLVIYMLQVYLLSSRTFLSQQMQNTPLVNTPHTPVGGNTTTPPQALEEEREKLRGALVLTQESAAVQILLEACLMNSDEKDGAGALTLQEIRSVACSFIHQAFLKDTTLAKLVHFQGYPGELIGPVVRGVPSMHIAIGLNWIPELLQLPDLDKQMFAVELTSHLALQNAMPSTLSISRLAINTLATLLSVLGEEERLSIMEASLPSLVRIGRAFPSLIDDLLHLLVMYGRVGAAHSALSTAPSPHSIAFLDKPDYEEDVACETIPWLRPRKVPQEDSLYARIISTFKELVIASTMTHNLY; translated from the exons ACAAAAACTTGGAGGTGGAAGCCAAAATGAGAGCGTCCTCGTTCAGAACCTGGCCAATGGACTGGCTCTTGAATTTGAGTGTTCGGATCCCACAAGAAGACTGCGTTTACTGCTGTCAGAATTACTGTTGGTCATGGCACAG ATTCGTGACCCACATCAAGATTTCTACCACAAATCATCTGAGCTGTTCGACAACCCATGTTACCTTGAGGAAGTGAGTGACGTGCTCTGCATTGCCCTTGCTGAACTGCCCGCCCTGCTCCCCCCAGCAGAAGTCGCTGAAGCTCTTCTCCATGTCACCAATGGCCCGACGTTGATTGCTCGAATGGTAGCAAATCAGCCCGATTGTTTTAGAGAAG TTGTGACTGGTTTGGTGATGTCTGGTGACAAGCAGGACGAGGACACGCCAGGGGGTTTGCTGCGCCTCCAGGCAGTGCGAACATTGTGCCAAATGAATCCTAGTCAGGCACTTAATGTTCGGGCTCTTTGT GTAGAGCAGTGTCGGATGCCGGGCTTGGCTGTGTATCTAACCCTAGATGCAGGGAAGGCAGGGTCAGGTGTGGCAGGGAGTTCTGGGTCCGTTGGAAGCAGTGTTTATGGAGGTGAAGGCGGTGATGCAGTCAGCTTCATTACAGGTTTACTCCTTTCGCACAATCACCAGCAGCGTACTTGGTTTGCGCATTTTGTTAAGAGTGGACAAAGG AGAAAATACGAACAACAGGCTTCAGCTCTGGCAGCTCTACGGACAGATCTGAGCGAGCGCCTGAGAAATCTCCTCCTCTTCAATAGCAATGACACACTGCCAGACTCGCAGGTCATTCATGCCACGGCTCTGCTGAGACTGTATTGTGCTCTCAAAAGTTTAGCAAACctcaa ATTCAGCGAGGACAAAGAGATTGGGTTGCTACTCCAGCTGGTCACTTGTCACCCACCACCATCAGCTGCAGGTGTGAGGTTTGTCAGCACAGGTCTCTGTATGCTCATTGCATGTCCCTCGCTCATCTCGTCCCAGGAGAACGAGCGGAAAGCTTCTGAGTGGATCAAGTGGTTGGTAAAGGAGGAGGCATACTTTGCTGG AGCAAGTGGTGTTTCTTCTTCATTTGGTGCTATGTTGTTATTGATGGCTATACACTTCCATGTACAACAGCTGAGTGCCATCATAGAATTAGTCAGTGCAGCTCTTGGGATGAAGGTTCTGACGAGAGCTAATAACCTCTCCCGAATCAAGTATATCTTCACCCATGATGTATTTACAGAGCAG GTTGTAACAGCTCACGCAGTCAAAGTACCAGTGACATCAGGGTTAAATGCAAATATCCCGGGCTTTCTTCCTGTTCACTGTGTGTATCATCAACTCAAGAGTAGAATGTTTACCAAACACAAGGTCCCCATCAAAGATTGGATATACAA TCAAATATGTGCATCTGTAACGCCACTGCATCCAGTAATGCCACAGTTGATAGAGGTGTATGTCAATTCCATTATCTTACCTGCCAGCAAAGGAGGCCTTTCTGATACCTTTAATGAGCCAATTTCAGAGGAAGAAATTATGTCTGTTTTTTCACAATCAATATTTACTGAAAAAGCTTCTTCAttggtgaat CAGAGCTCAAAGCCACCAACTTTACATGCCTCTGCACCCTTCCGAAATCTCGGCAGAAGAAAATCACTGCTTCGAGAAAAGTCTCCATTTATGTCAGGTGTCTCAGCAGGTCACATTATGCCTTCTCCCTCAGTCAGGACACATCACCGGCCTTCCAATACCTCTTGCAATGG TGTAAATGTGACATCAGTAATGACATCacagttgttgctgttgtattacTTGTTGCTGTATGAGGACGTGCGGCTGAACAATACACTCCAGCTACTGGCAAACAGCCGGCGTATCCATTCTTACTCTCCACATCTGTTTGCTCAGTTACCCATAAGGTACCTGCTTTCACACGCTCAGAAGGAACAGAGGCTATATGCAG GTCTGTTCTCGCCTTTGGTGAAACTGCTTGTGAGCCATTATCCTCAGCTGTGCCTGGTGGAGGACTGGCTTTATCAGAGCCCATCAGCTAACTCCAGTCTGGGGATCTTGCCACCTCCAGTGCCTCTCGATCCTCAGTCTGTGACGAAAG CCATGGAAGACGCTGCTGACAAACCTGGAAGGCTCCTCATCGTGTTGGACCGTCTAATGCGTATGCCTCCTCACCAAGTGTGGCCTTTGGCTGCCCCCATCACTGCCTCTATTAAGTGCCTCTTGCAACCTGGAGTGCCTCGGAAAGTCCTAG ACACATACCGGCAAGTCTGGATGAGGCTAAACTCACTCTTCCCTCGTCGTCTCTGGGCCATGTCTGTTGAGGGTCTGCAGCCGGAGCAGCCTCAGAGCAAGCTGAGAAAGGCGCTTACAGAGGATGACATCATTCTGGATCCTCTGTATGTGCTTCGATGTGATCCGAGGGTTAATAG GTGTGCCCCTCTCCTGCAGTTGGTTATATACATGCTTCAGGTGTATCTCCTGTCTTCCCGCACCTTCCTCTCTCAGCAAATGCAGAACACACCCCTAGTGAACACTCCACACACTCCTGTGGGGGGAAATACCACCACCCCTCCACAGGCtcttgaggaagagagggagaagctcCGGGGAGCTCTTGTGCTCACTCAGGAAAGTGCTGCAGTACAAATCCTGCTGGAGGCCTGTCTCATGAACAGTGATGAGAAG GATGGTGCTGGAGCTCTGACTCTCCAAGAAATAAGAAGTGTTGCATGTTCTTTCATCCATCAAGCCTTTCTTAAGGATACTACACTGGCTAAATTAGTACACTTTCAG GGTTATCCTGGGGAACTCATTGGCCCAGTTGTGCGTGGTGTTCCTTCAATGCACATTGCCATCGGCCTCAATTGGATCCCGGAACTGCTTCAGCTACCAGACTTGGACAAGCAGATGTTTGCAGTAGAGCTTACATCGCACTTGGCCCTCCAGAATGCCATGCCTTCAACCCTGAGTATTTCTAGGCTGGCAATCAATACTTTAGCTACTCTTCTGTCAG TtctgggagaagaagaaagactaTCCATCATGGAAGCCTCCTTGCCATCTTTGGTGCGCATTGGCCgagccttcccctccctcatcgaTGATCTGCTCCACTTACTGGTGATGTATGGACGGGTTGGTGCAGCTCATTCTGCCCTGTCTACTGCACCGTCACCCCATTCAATAG cATTTCTTGACAAACCAGACTATGAGGAGGATGTGGCTTGCGAGACCATTCCATGGCTGAGGCCAAGAAAAGTGCCACAAGAAGACAGCCTTTATGCACGTATCATATCTACCTTCAAGGAGTTGGTCATTGCTAGTACAATGACCCACAATCTGTATTGA
- the LOC119574598 gene encoding integrator complex subunit 2-like isoform X2 has translation MPVTSPVSPRVFKAIEKSDIHTLACCREEEIRAILPCLVRMSLIAPLDHSEECIAGRKVILRILSGIEVVNSLVALLSIDFPALEIDVKKEQQLRQKLGGGSQNESVLVQNLANGLALEFECSDPTRRLRLLLSELLLVMAQIRDPHQDFYHKSSELFDNPCYLEEVSDVLCIALAELPALLPPAEVAEALLHVTNGPTLIARMVANQPDCFREVVTGLVMSGDKQDEDTPGGLLRLQAVRTLCQMNPSQALNVRALCVEQCRMPGLAVYLTLDAGKAGSGVAGSSGSVGSSVYGGEGGDAVSFITGLLLSHNHQQRTWFAHFVKSGQRRKYEQQASALAALRTDLSERLRNLLLFNSNDTLPDSQVIHATALLRLYCALKSLANLKFSEDKEIGLLLQLVTCHPPPSAAGVRFVSTGLCMLIACPSLISSQENERKASEWIKWLVKEEAYFAGASGVSSSFGAMLLLMAIHFHVQQLSAIIELVSAALGMKVLTRANNLSRIKYIFTHDVFTEQVVTAHAVKVPVTSGLNANIPGFLPVHCVYHQLKSRMFTKHKVPIKDWIYNQICASVTPLHPVMPQLIEVYVNSIILPASKGGLSDTFNEPISEEEIMSVFSQSIFTEKASSLVNSSKPPTLHASAPFRNLGRRKSLLREKSPFMSGVSAGHIMPSPSVRTHHRPSNTSCNGVNVTSVMTSQLLLLYYLLLYEDVRLNNTLQLLANSRRIHSYSPHLFAQLPIRYLLSHAQKEQRLYAGLFSPLVKLLVSHYPQLCLVEDWLYQSPSANSSLGILPPPVPLDPQSVTKAMEDAADKPGRLLIVLDRLMRMPPHQVWPLAAPITASIKCLLQPGVPRKVLDTYRQVWMRLNSLFPRRLWAMSVEGLQPEQPQSKLRKALTEDDIILDPLYVLRCDPRVNRCAPLLQLVIYMLQVYLLSSRTFLSQQMQNTPLVNTPHTPVGGNTTTPPQALEEEREKLRGALVLTQESAAVQILLEACLMNSDEKVGTLTDGAGALTLQEIRSVACSFIHQAFLKDTTLAKLVHFQGYPGELIGPVVRGVPSMHIAIGLNWIPELLQLPDLDKQMFAVELTSHLALQNAMPSTLSISRLAINTLATLLSVLGEEERLSIMEASLPSLVRIGRAFPSLIDDLLHLLVMYGRVGAAHSALSTAPSPHSIAFLDKPDYEEDVACETIPWLRPRKVPQEDSLYARIISTFKELVIASTMTHNLY, from the exons ACAAAAACTTGGAGGTGGAAGCCAAAATGAGAGCGTCCTCGTTCAGAACCTGGCCAATGGACTGGCTCTTGAATTTGAGTGTTCGGATCCCACAAGAAGACTGCGTTTACTGCTGTCAGAATTACTGTTGGTCATGGCACAG ATTCGTGACCCACATCAAGATTTCTACCACAAATCATCTGAGCTGTTCGACAACCCATGTTACCTTGAGGAAGTGAGTGACGTGCTCTGCATTGCCCTTGCTGAACTGCCCGCCCTGCTCCCCCCAGCAGAAGTCGCTGAAGCTCTTCTCCATGTCACCAATGGCCCGACGTTGATTGCTCGAATGGTAGCAAATCAGCCCGATTGTTTTAGAGAAG TTGTGACTGGTTTGGTGATGTCTGGTGACAAGCAGGACGAGGACACGCCAGGGGGTTTGCTGCGCCTCCAGGCAGTGCGAACATTGTGCCAAATGAATCCTAGTCAGGCACTTAATGTTCGGGCTCTTTGT GTAGAGCAGTGTCGGATGCCGGGCTTGGCTGTGTATCTAACCCTAGATGCAGGGAAGGCAGGGTCAGGTGTGGCAGGGAGTTCTGGGTCCGTTGGAAGCAGTGTTTATGGAGGTGAAGGCGGTGATGCAGTCAGCTTCATTACAGGTTTACTCCTTTCGCACAATCACCAGCAGCGTACTTGGTTTGCGCATTTTGTTAAGAGTGGACAAAGG AGAAAATACGAACAACAGGCTTCAGCTCTGGCAGCTCTACGGACAGATCTGAGCGAGCGCCTGAGAAATCTCCTCCTCTTCAATAGCAATGACACACTGCCAGACTCGCAGGTCATTCATGCCACGGCTCTGCTGAGACTGTATTGTGCTCTCAAAAGTTTAGCAAACctcaa ATTCAGCGAGGACAAAGAGATTGGGTTGCTACTCCAGCTGGTCACTTGTCACCCACCACCATCAGCTGCAGGTGTGAGGTTTGTCAGCACAGGTCTCTGTATGCTCATTGCATGTCCCTCGCTCATCTCGTCCCAGGAGAACGAGCGGAAAGCTTCTGAGTGGATCAAGTGGTTGGTAAAGGAGGAGGCATACTTTGCTGG AGCAAGTGGTGTTTCTTCTTCATTTGGTGCTATGTTGTTATTGATGGCTATACACTTCCATGTACAACAGCTGAGTGCCATCATAGAATTAGTCAGTGCAGCTCTTGGGATGAAGGTTCTGACGAGAGCTAATAACCTCTCCCGAATCAAGTATATCTTCACCCATGATGTATTTACAGAGCAG GTTGTAACAGCTCACGCAGTCAAAGTACCAGTGACATCAGGGTTAAATGCAAATATCCCGGGCTTTCTTCCTGTTCACTGTGTGTATCATCAACTCAAGAGTAGAATGTTTACCAAACACAAGGTCCCCATCAAAGATTGGATATACAA TCAAATATGTGCATCTGTAACGCCACTGCATCCAGTAATGCCACAGTTGATAGAGGTGTATGTCAATTCCATTATCTTACCTGCCAGCAAAGGAGGCCTTTCTGATACCTTTAATGAGCCAATTTCAGAGGAAGAAATTATGTCTGTTTTTTCACAATCAATATTTACTGAAAAAGCTTCTTCAttggtgaat AGCTCAAAGCCACCAACTTTACATGCCTCTGCACCCTTCCGAAATCTCGGCAGAAGAAAATCACTGCTTCGAGAAAAGTCTCCATTTATGTCAGGTGTCTCAGCAGGTCACATTATGCCTTCTCCCTCAGTCAGGACACATCACCGGCCTTCCAATACCTCTTGCAATGG TGTAAATGTGACATCAGTAATGACATCacagttgttgctgttgtattacTTGTTGCTGTATGAGGACGTGCGGCTGAACAATACACTCCAGCTACTGGCAAACAGCCGGCGTATCCATTCTTACTCTCCACATCTGTTTGCTCAGTTACCCATAAGGTACCTGCTTTCACACGCTCAGAAGGAACAGAGGCTATATGCAG GTCTGTTCTCGCCTTTGGTGAAACTGCTTGTGAGCCATTATCCTCAGCTGTGCCTGGTGGAGGACTGGCTTTATCAGAGCCCATCAGCTAACTCCAGTCTGGGGATCTTGCCACCTCCAGTGCCTCTCGATCCTCAGTCTGTGACGAAAG CCATGGAAGACGCTGCTGACAAACCTGGAAGGCTCCTCATCGTGTTGGACCGTCTAATGCGTATGCCTCCTCACCAAGTGTGGCCTTTGGCTGCCCCCATCACTGCCTCTATTAAGTGCCTCTTGCAACCTGGAGTGCCTCGGAAAGTCCTAG ACACATACCGGCAAGTCTGGATGAGGCTAAACTCACTCTTCCCTCGTCGTCTCTGGGCCATGTCTGTTGAGGGTCTGCAGCCGGAGCAGCCTCAGAGCAAGCTGAGAAAGGCGCTTACAGAGGATGACATCATTCTGGATCCTCTGTATGTGCTTCGATGTGATCCGAGGGTTAATAG GTGTGCCCCTCTCCTGCAGTTGGTTATATACATGCTTCAGGTGTATCTCCTGTCTTCCCGCACCTTCCTCTCTCAGCAAATGCAGAACACACCCCTAGTGAACACTCCACACACTCCTGTGGGGGGAAATACCACCACCCCTCCACAGGCtcttgaggaagagagggagaagctcCGGGGAGCTCTTGTGCTCACTCAGGAAAGTGCTGCAGTACAAATCCTGCTGGAGGCCTGTCTCATGAACAGTGATGAGAAGGTGGGCACCCTTACA GATGGTGCTGGAGCTCTGACTCTCCAAGAAATAAGAAGTGTTGCATGTTCTTTCATCCATCAAGCCTTTCTTAAGGATACTACACTGGCTAAATTAGTACACTTTCAG GGTTATCCTGGGGAACTCATTGGCCCAGTTGTGCGTGGTGTTCCTTCAATGCACATTGCCATCGGCCTCAATTGGATCCCGGAACTGCTTCAGCTACCAGACTTGGACAAGCAGATGTTTGCAGTAGAGCTTACATCGCACTTGGCCCTCCAGAATGCCATGCCTTCAACCCTGAGTATTTCTAGGCTGGCAATCAATACTTTAGCTACTCTTCTGTCAG TtctgggagaagaagaaagactaTCCATCATGGAAGCCTCCTTGCCATCTTTGGTGCGCATTGGCCgagccttcccctccctcatcgaTGATCTGCTCCACTTACTGGTGATGTATGGACGGGTTGGTGCAGCTCATTCTGCCCTGTCTACTGCACCGTCACCCCATTCAATAG cATTTCTTGACAAACCAGACTATGAGGAGGATGTGGCTTGCGAGACCATTCCATGGCTGAGGCCAAGAAAAGTGCCACAAGAAGACAGCCTTTATGCACGTATCATATCTACCTTCAAGGAGTTGGTCATTGCTAGTACAATGACCCACAATCTGTATTGA